One stretch of Rhodoferax lithotrophicus DNA includes these proteins:
- a CDS encoding methyl-accepting chemotaxis protein, with product MAVFDQLKNLFKKKTPDLDQDSRLSLGVPDPSIYQSQYEEPSQAEVMQEPRQTQYGSLDEGSVTVEPSAQEPEAQSSETEAAEISVPVLGKKTIVQHQRTLSVVLGLSLVLLAVVTVVGLGKSDQTAQQLNATGQALMQSQRLAKDVTQALMGREQSFESIKDSSAVMARTVRGMKSGDAGLNLEELSPAFLPLLEKAVPLVDRAEKNSATILSQQKILTQVSTALRLINRQSSDLLEIAETVSSLKLQQNAPSAEISAAGQLVMLTQRIGKSSNEFMTMEGVSPEAVFLLGKDLNSFKEIASGLLDGNSELRLTSSTDPQTREQLTALIKLYEETRTQAGAILGNLQGLVSAREAQLGILNDSTEIRKELEVLQNALSAQTGLGAAALIMLLAAAGLALLSAGGLSYVQLLDSRQRQQVAESQQKQAQHQEQDAKRVNDANQAAILRLMNELQTVAEGDLTQEATVTEDITGAIADSVNYTVEELRLLVGNVQSTAAKVAQTTAEVDITSTELLAASNEQLHEIRETGRSVVDMAARINQVSSQAQESADVARQSLQAAEVGLQAVQNAIGGMNSIRDQIQDTSKRIKRLGESSQEIGEITELISDITEQTNVLALNAAIQAASAGDAGRGFSVVAEEVQRLAERSADATRQIAALVKAIQTDTQDAVGAMERSTQGVVEGAKLSDNAGHALTEIDQVSRRLAELIEQISGATSREASLANEVAENIQHIFAVTEQTGEGTRSTATQVRELSKMAEELRQSVARFRIA from the coding sequence ATGGCTGTTTTTGATCAATTAAAAAACCTCTTCAAGAAGAAGACCCCTGATTTGGATCAGGACTCTCGCTTGAGTCTGGGCGTGCCAGATCCTTCCATCTATCAATCGCAATATGAAGAGCCATCCCAGGCTGAAGTGATGCAAGAGCCCAGGCAAACTCAGTATGGCTCGCTTGATGAGGGATCTGTCACGGTCGAACCAAGCGCACAAGAGCCTGAAGCACAGTCTTCAGAAACGGAGGCGGCTGAGATTTCGGTGCCTGTTTTGGGTAAAAAAACCATTGTTCAACACCAACGGACACTCTCTGTAGTGCTTGGTCTGTCGTTGGTTTTGTTGGCTGTTGTGACCGTGGTTGGTTTGGGCAAGTCGGATCAAACCGCTCAGCAGCTCAATGCCACAGGTCAGGCGTTGATGCAATCCCAGCGGTTGGCCAAAGATGTGACGCAAGCCTTGATGGGGCGAGAGCAATCATTTGAAAGTATCAAGGACAGTTCAGCAGTGATGGCCAGAACGGTTCGGGGGATGAAGAGTGGAGATGCCGGGCTCAATCTTGAAGAGCTCTCCCCTGCTTTCCTGCCGCTGCTTGAAAAGGCGGTTCCGTTGGTTGATCGTGCCGAAAAGAACTCGGCAACGATTCTGTCGCAACAAAAAATCTTGACTCAGGTGAGTACGGCGCTGCGCTTGATCAATCGCCAGTCGTCGGATTTGCTGGAGATCGCTGAGACCGTGTCGTCGCTCAAACTGCAGCAGAATGCACCTTCAGCTGAAATTTCTGCTGCCGGACAGTTGGTGATGCTGACACAACGTATTGGCAAGTCATCCAATGAATTCATGACCATGGAGGGCGTCAGCCCCGAGGCCGTGTTTTTGCTCGGTAAAGATTTGAATTCATTTAAGGAAATTGCTTCAGGCTTGTTGGATGGCAATTCTGAATTACGCTTGACAAGCTCTACCGATCCGCAAACGCGTGAACAACTCACTGCATTGATCAAGTTGTATGAAGAAACGCGTACCCAAGCGGGGGCCATTTTGGGCAATCTGCAGGGTTTGGTGTCGGCGCGTGAGGCTCAGTTAGGTATTTTGAATGACAGTACCGAAATTCGAAAAGAATTGGAAGTGTTGCAGAACGCTCTGTCCGCTCAAACCGGTTTGGGTGCGGCGGCCTTGATCATGCTGTTGGCCGCTGCCGGGTTGGCCTTGCTGAGTGCGGGTGGGTTGTCTTACGTGCAGCTGCTCGACAGCCGCCAAAGGCAACAAGTGGCGGAGTCGCAGCAGAAACAAGCGCAGCATCAGGAGCAGGATGCCAAGCGGGTTAATGATGCCAATCAGGCGGCTATTTTGCGGCTGATGAATGAGTTACAAACCGTGGCAGAAGGTGATTTGACTCAGGAGGCCACGGTAACCGAAGATATTACGGGTGCTATTGCAGACTCGGTCAACTACACCGTTGAAGAGTTGCGTTTGCTGGTGGGTAACGTGCAAAGCACGGCGGCTAAAGTGGCGCAAACCACTGCGGAGGTGGACATCACATCGACAGAGCTGCTGGCTGCATCCAATGAGCAATTGCATGAAATTCGTGAAACGGGTCGATCTGTGGTGGATATGGCTGCGCGGATCAATCAGGTGTCTTCTCAAGCCCAGGAGTCGGCTGACGTGGCGCGCCAATCCCTGCAAGCTGCCGAGGTTGGCTTGCAAGCGGTGCAAAATGCCATTGGCGGTATGAATTCCATTCGTGACCAGATTCAGGATACGTCCAAACGGATCAAGCGACTGGGTGAGTCATCTCAGGAGATTGGTGAAATTACCGAACTGATCTCGGACATTACCGAACAAACCAACGTGCTGGCTTTGAATGCGGCCATTCAAGCGGCCTCAGCCGGTGATGCTGGTCGTGGCTTCTCCGTTGTTGCGGAGGAGGTGCAGCGTTTGGCTGAACGCTCCGCCGACGCGACGCGCCAGATTGCAGCGTTGGTGAAAGCCATTCAGACCGACACCCAAGATGCTGTGGGTGCTATGGAACGTTCCACTCAGGGGGTGGTTGAAGGTGCCAAGTTGTCAGATAACGCGGGTCATGCACTGACCGAGATTGACCAGGTGTCGCGCCGTCTGGCGGAGTTGATTGAACAGATTTCCGGTGCCACCTCGCGTGAAGCCAGTTTGGCCAATGAGGTGGCCGAAAACATTCAGCACATTTTTGCGGTGACCGAGCAGACCGGGGAGGGCACACGCAGCACCGCTACCCAGGTGCGTGAACTCTCCAAAATGGCTGAGGAATTGCGTCAGTCCGTGGCGCGTTTCCGTATTGCCTGA
- a CDS encoding chemotaxis protein CheW, producing the protein MAKKEALRDLQTRLAGRLQAARSEGVSAAWLAVQVGSANYLLPLTQSGEIFSMATLANVPYVQPWFMGVVNLRGGLFGVVDLASFLKVSSTRSRTEQAWAQTRLITFNVDLEINAALLVDALIGLRRQDAFVGVMPPPAGAPEFFGQLLVDAQGASWQEINLRTLAQSAEFLSIGV; encoded by the coding sequence ATGGCAAAAAAAGAAGCGCTCAGAGATTTACAGACCCGGTTGGCCGGGCGGCTGCAGGCGGCTCGAAGCGAAGGGGTTTCTGCAGCTTGGTTGGCGGTGCAGGTTGGGTCGGCCAATTATTTGCTACCGTTGACGCAATCGGGTGAGATTTTCTCAATGGCAACTTTGGCCAATGTGCCGTATGTGCAGCCCTGGTTCATGGGGGTTGTGAATCTTCGTGGCGGACTTTTTGGCGTGGTAGATCTGGCAAGCTTTTTAAAGGTGTCGTCGACACGTAGTCGCACTGAGCAGGCATGGGCACAAACGCGTTTGATCACCTTTAACGTTGATTTGGAAATAAATGCCGCGTTGTTGGTGGATGCGCTGATTGGCTTGCGTCGGCAAGATGCGTTTGTTGGTGTGATGCCGCCGCCTGCGGGGGCACCGGAGTTTTTTGGGCAATTGCTGGTGGATGCACAGGGGGCATCCTGGCAAGAAATTAATCTGCGTACGCTGGCGCAGAGCGCTGAGTTTTTGAGTATTGGTGTGTGA
- a CDS encoding rhodanese-like domain-containing protein — MLPELRKNGAIFVDVRSAGEFAHGNAPGTINIPLPELGSRLGELPKSVPVVLCCASGTRSAMAKLLLKKNGYPMVHNIGTWSKFLDK; from the coding sequence ATGCTGCCAGAGCTCAGGAAAAACGGGGCCATCTTTGTGGATGTTCGATCAGCCGGAGAATTTGCCCATGGCAATGCCCCCGGAACCATCAATATCCCCTTGCCGGAGTTAGGCAGCCGGCTTGGCGAGTTACCCAAGTCCGTCCCCGTTGTGCTCTGCTGTGCCAGCGGAACGCGTAGTGCCATGGCCAAACTTTTGCTCAAGAAAAATGGCTATCCGATGGTGCATAACATCGGGACCTGGAGCAAGTTTCTAGACAAATAG
- a CDS encoding response regulator has protein sequence MAIQNVLIVDDSKTELMFLTDVLHKHGMSVRTAENSEETMQRLVDEKPDLILMDVVMPGQNGFQLTRSINRNPLYSDIPIIMCTSKNLETDRVWGMRQGAKDYITKPVSPAELMEKIRALG, from the coding sequence GTGGCTATTCAAAATGTACTGATCGTGGATGACTCCAAAACCGAGTTGATGTTTTTGACCGATGTGTTGCACAAACATGGTATGTCGGTGCGTACAGCTGAAAACTCAGAAGAAACCATGCAGCGTTTGGTCGACGAAAAACCTGACCTGATTCTGATGGACGTGGTGATGCCTGGGCAAAACGGTTTTCAGCTGACACGCTCGATCAACCGCAATCCGCTGTATTCGGATATCCCCATCATCATGTGCACCAGCAAGAACCTGGAAACGGACCGTGTTTGGGGTATGCGCCAAGGGGCCAAGGATTACATCACCAAGCCTGTGAGTCCCGCTGAGTTGATGGAAAAAATCCGGGCATTGGGCTGA
- the dusB gene encoding tRNA dihydrouridine synthase DusB codes for MNIGPYCLPNRFFVAPMAGVTDRPFRQLCKQLGAGYAVSEMVTSRPDLWDSLKTSRRANHAGEPGPIAVQIAGTEPQMMADAARYNIDRGAQIIDINMGCPAKKVCNKWAGSALMQDETLALQIVSAVVEACAPRGIPVTLKMRTGWCHAEKNAVSLARAAEAAGVQMVTVHGRTREQAYKGAAEYDTIAAVKAALNIPVVANGDIDSPAKARAVFASTGADAVMIGRAAQGRPWIFREMAHFMATGEVLAQPLVAEVKQLLLAHLQDHYSLYGEFAGVRSARKHIGWYVRGLPGGEAFRARMNLLTDAAAQSRAVADFWDELNTRMDRLPEPALKMHPLEDRKPETVA; via the coding sequence ATGAACATTGGTCCCTATTGCCTGCCCAACCGTTTTTTTGTTGCCCCCATGGCGGGGGTGACTGATCGGCCGTTTCGCCAGTTGTGCAAGCAACTGGGGGCGGGTTATGCGGTCAGCGAAATGGTCACCAGCCGCCCGGACTTGTGGGATTCGCTCAAAACCTCCCGGCGTGCCAACCATGCAGGCGAGCCCGGTCCGATTGCCGTTCAAATTGCTGGCACCGAGCCGCAAATGATGGCCGATGCGGCCCGCTACAACATCGACCGCGGGGCCCAGATCATTGACATCAACATGGGCTGCCCGGCCAAAAAAGTCTGCAACAAGTGGGCTGGGTCGGCCCTGATGCAAGACGAAACACTGGCGTTGCAGATCGTGTCGGCCGTGGTAGAGGCTTGTGCACCGCGTGGTATCCCCGTGACGCTGAAAATGCGCACCGGCTGGTGCCACGCCGAAAAAAACGCCGTCTCACTGGCCCGCGCAGCTGAAGCTGCGGGCGTGCAGATGGTTACCGTGCATGGTCGCACCCGTGAGCAAGCTTACAAGGGGGCGGCTGAGTACGACACCATTGCGGCGGTCAAGGCGGCACTGAACATCCCGGTGGTGGCCAATGGTGACATCGACAGCCCGGCCAAAGCCCGTGCGGTGTTCGCCAGTACCGGGGCGGATGCGGTGATGATTGGCCGCGCCGCACAGGGGCGACCCTGGATTTTTCGCGAAATGGCACATTTCATGGCCACCGGTGAGGTGTTGGCACAGCCTCTGGTGGCCGAGGTGAAACAGCTGTTGCTGGCGCATTTGCAAGACCATTACAGCTTGTATGGCGAGTTTGCTGGCGTGCGCAGTGCCCGCAAGCATATCGGCTGGTACGTGCGCGGTTTGCCGGGAGGGGAAGCCTTTCGCGCCCGGATGAACCTGCTGACCGATGCCGCGGCGCAATCCAGGGCCGTGGCTGATTTTTGGGATGAACTCAACACGCGCATGGATCGACTGCCTGAGCCTGCGCTGAAGATGCATCCATTGGAAGATAGAAAACCGGAGACCGTGGCATGA
- the purH gene encoding bifunctional phosphoribosylaminoimidazolecarboxamide formyltransferase/IMP cyclohydrolase, translating into MNALLSVSDKTGIVEFAQALHALGIKLLSTGGTAKLLAEQGLPVTEVAEVTGFPEMLDGRVKTLHPKVHGGLLARRDLPEHMAALKTHAIDTIDLLVVNLYPFEATVAKAACTLEDAIENIDIGGPAMVRSAAKNWKDVAVLTDASQYAQVLADLQASGVVSQKTKFALSVAAFNRISQYDGAISDYLSSVQFGDGVPEGAAPTLDLFPGQSNGRFVKVQDLRYGENSHQNAALYRDLYPAPGSLVTAKQLQGKELSYNNIGDADAAWECVKSFNTPACVIVKHANPCGVALGVDALESYSKAFQTDPTSAFGGIIAVNCTLDERAALQMSKQFIEVLMAPAFTPEALAVFKSKVNVRILQIDLPKGGDKPWEQGRNFMDMKRIGSGILLQTADNHELALSDLKVVTNLQPSAEQLKDLMFAWTVAKYVKSNAIVFCKDSMTMGVGAGQMSRLDSARIASIKAEHAGLSLKGTAVASDAFFPFRDGLDVVVDAGATCVIQPGGSIRDQEVIDAANERGVVMVYTGVRHFRH; encoded by the coding sequence ATGAACGCACTTCTTTCTGTTTCCGATAAAACCGGTATTGTTGAATTCGCCCAGGCCTTACACGCCCTGGGCATCAAGCTGTTAAGCACCGGCGGCACGGCCAAATTGCTGGCCGAACAAGGCCTGCCGGTGACCGAAGTGGCTGAAGTCACCGGTTTTCCCGAGATGCTGGATGGTCGTGTGAAAACCCTGCACCCCAAAGTACACGGCGGCTTGCTGGCCCGGCGCGACCTGCCCGAGCACATGGCGGCGTTGAAAACCCATGCCATTGACACCATTGACCTGCTGGTGGTCAACCTTTACCCATTTGAAGCCACCGTGGCCAAAGCCGCTTGCACCTTGGAGGACGCGATTGAAAACATCGACATCGGCGGCCCGGCCATGGTGCGTAGCGCCGCCAAAAACTGGAAAGACGTGGCGGTGCTGACCGATGCGTCGCAATACGCTCAGGTGCTGGCCGACTTGCAAGCCAGCGGCGTGGTGTCGCAGAAAACCAAATTTGCCTTGAGTGTGGCCGCCTTCAACCGCATCAGCCAGTACGACGGTGCGATCAGCGATTATTTGAGCTCGGTGCAGTTTGGCGACGGTGTGCCCGAGGGCGCAGCGCCCACGCTGGATCTGTTCCCCGGCCAGAGCAATGGCCGGTTCGTCAAAGTGCAAGACCTGCGTTACGGCGAAAACTCGCACCAGAACGCCGCCTTGTACCGCGACCTGTACCCCGCGCCCGGCTCCCTGGTCACGGCCAAGCAGTTGCAGGGCAAGGAACTGAGTTACAACAACATTGGTGATGCCGATGCAGCCTGGGAATGTGTCAAGAGTTTCAACACACCGGCCTGTGTCATCGTCAAACACGCCAACCCCTGTGGTGTGGCGCTTGGTGTGGATGCGCTGGAGTCTTACAGCAAGGCTTTCCAGACCGATCCGACCTCGGCTTTTGGCGGCATCATTGCCGTCAACTGCACACTGGATGAGCGTGCGGCGCTGCAAATGTCGAAGCAGTTTATTGAGGTCTTGATGGCCCCGGCCTTCACCCCCGAGGCCTTGGCGGTGTTCAAGAGCAAGGTGAATGTGCGCATCCTGCAGATCGATCTGCCCAAGGGTGGAGACAAGCCGTGGGAGCAGGGCCGCAACTTCATGGACATGAAGCGCATTGGCTCAGGCATCCTGCTGCAGACCGCCGATAACCACGAGCTGGCCTTGTCTGACTTGAAAGTGGTCACCAACTTGCAGCCGAGTGCCGAGCAACTCAAAGACCTGATGTTCGCCTGGACGGTGGCCAAATACGTCAAGAGCAATGCCATTGTGTTCTGCAAAGACAGCATGACCATGGGGGTTGGGGCTGGGCAGATGAGCCGCCTGGATTCGGCGCGTATCGCCAGCATCAAGGCCGAGCATGCCGGTTTGAGCCTCAAAGGCACGGCGGTGGCCAGTGATGCCTTCTTCCCGTTCCGCGATGGTCTGGATGTGGTGGTGGACGCGGGGGCCACTTGCGTGATCCAGCCCGGAGGTTCGATCCGTGACCAGGAGGTGATTGATGCCGCCAACGAGCGTGGCGTGGTGATGGTCTACACCGGTGTGCGCCATTTCAGGCATTGA
- the hemL gene encoding glutamate-1-semialdehyde 2,1-aminomutase: MMPTTDQNLALFERAAKVIPGGVNSPVRAFRAVGGTPRFITRAQGAYIWDANGQRYTDYIGSWGPMILGHGHPAVLEAVQKAVLEGFSYGAPTEREVELAEAILKLMPSMDMVRLVSSGTEAAMSTIRLARGATGRNKLIKFEGCYHGHADALLVKAGSGLATFGNPTSAGVPPEVVQHTVVLEYNNIEQLEAAFATQGHDIACLMMEPICGNMNFVRASIPFVKRCRELCTQYGALLVFDEVMTGFRVALGGAQSVYAKAIPGFEPDMTVMGKVIGGGMPLAAFGAKRAVMNHLAPLGTVYQAGTLSGNPVATACGLATLAEISRPGFYDELGRKTRALIDGLKAAASAEGVAFCGDSEGGMMGFYLLPELPQNYGQVMKTEGAKFNQLFHGLLDRGEYIAPALYEAGFVSQAHTDADIAQTVAAAREVFKLLQNK, encoded by the coding sequence ATGATGCCCACCACTGACCAAAATTTAGCCTTGTTCGAACGCGCCGCCAAAGTCATTCCCGGCGGGGTCAACTCCCCGGTGCGCGCCTTTCGCGCGGTAGGCGGCACACCCCGCTTCATCACCCGCGCCCAAGGGGCCTACATCTGGGATGCCAACGGCCAACGCTACACCGATTACATTGGCTCCTGGGGCCCGATGATTCTGGGTCATGGTCATCCAGCGGTGCTGGAAGCGGTACAAAAAGCCGTGCTGGAAGGCTTCTCTTACGGGGCTCCCACCGAACGCGAGGTCGAGCTGGCCGAGGCCATTTTGAAACTCATGCCCAGCATGGACATGGTGCGGCTGGTGAGCTCGGGTACCGAAGCTGCCATGAGCACCATCCGCCTGGCCCGCGGGGCCACCGGGCGCAACAAACTGATCAAATTTGAAGGCTGCTACCACGGCCACGCCGATGCCCTGCTGGTCAAAGCCGGCTCCGGCCTGGCCACCTTTGGCAACCCCACCAGTGCCGGTGTACCGCCTGAAGTGGTGCAGCACACCGTGGTGCTGGAATACAACAACATTGAGCAACTGGAGGCCGCTTTTGCCACCCAGGGCCATGACATTGCCTGCCTGATGATGGAGCCGATCTGCGGCAACATGAACTTTGTACGCGCCAGCATCCCGTTTGTGAAACGTTGCCGCGAGCTGTGCACGCAGTACGGTGCGCTGCTGGTGTTTGACGAAGTGATGACCGGTTTCCGCGTTGCCCTGGGCGGTGCCCAAAGTGTTTATGCCAAGGCCATTCCCGGCTTTGAGCCCGACATGACGGTGATGGGCAAGGTGATTGGCGGCGGCATGCCGCTGGCAGCTTTTGGGGCCAAACGTGCCGTGATGAACCACCTGGCCCCACTCGGTACGGTCTACCAGGCTGGCACCTTGAGCGGCAACCCGGTCGCCACCGCCTGTGGCCTGGCTACCCTGGCAGAAATCAGCCGCCCCGGTTTTTACGACGAACTGGGCCGCAAAACCCGCGCCCTGATCGACGGCCTGAAAGCTGCGGCCAGCGCCGAAGGTGTGGCGTTTTGTGGCGACAGCGAAGGCGGCATGATGGGTTTTTACCTGCTGCCGGAACTGCCGCAGAACTATGGCCAAGTCATGAAAACCGAAGGGGCCAAATTCAACCAACTGTTTCACGGCCTGCTGGATCGCGGCGAGTACATCGCCCCGGCGCTGTATGAAGCCGGTTTTGTCAGCCAGGCGCACACCGATGCCGACATTGCCCAGACCGTGGCTGCGGCCCGTGAGGTGTTTAAATTACTACAAAATAAATAG
- a CDS encoding YqaA family protein: MELWLEQLLTLLALPKFGLSTVFVVSFISATLLPLGSEPAVFGLIKLSPQLFWPAIAVATAGNTLGGAVTWWMGLASHKVIERHQHSAHHLRALDWLERLGPKACLMAWLPLVGDPLCAVAGWLKLPFWPCLAYMAIGKCARYVLMTAALAGVFGN; encoded by the coding sequence ATGGAACTCTGGCTTGAACAACTCCTCACCCTGCTGGCGCTACCCAAATTTGGCTTGAGCACGGTGTTTGTGGTGTCCTTCATCTCGGCCACGCTACTGCCATTGGGTTCCGAACCAGCCGTCTTTGGCCTGATTAAACTCAGCCCGCAACTTTTCTGGCCCGCCATTGCGGTGGCCACGGCGGGCAACACACTGGGCGGCGCCGTCACCTGGTGGATGGGCCTGGCTTCACACAAGGTGATTGAACGCCACCAGCACAGCGCCCATCATCTGCGCGCCCTGGATTGGCTGGAGCGACTCGGCCCCAAAGCCTGTCTGATGGCCTGGTTACCGCTGGTGGGTGACCCTCTGTGCGCCGTGGCAGGCTGGCTCAAACTGCCCTTCTGGCCCTGTCTGGCTTATATGGCGATTGGCAAATGTGCCCGCTATGTCCTCATGACGGCAGCACTGGCCGGTGTTTTTGGTAATTGA
- a CDS encoding helix-turn-helix domain-containing protein: MKPLHIADAVRSNLEDYLKDLGQSEPNGMYDMLVAVVEKPLLEVVMQRTDHNQSKAAQWLGLNRNTLRKKLLEHKLIN, encoded by the coding sequence ATGAAACCTCTGCATATTGCGGATGCTGTGCGCAGCAACCTTGAAGATTACTTGAAAGATTTGGGCCAAAGTGAGCCCAATGGCATGTACGACATGTTGGTTGCGGTGGTTGAAAAACCGCTGCTGGAGGTGGTGATGCAACGCACCGACCATAACCAGTCCAAGGCGGCGCAATGGCTGGGGCTGAACCGCAACACCCTGCGCAAGAAACTGCTGGAGCATAAGCTCATTAATTAA
- the ychF gene encoding redox-regulated ATPase YchF has product MKCGIVGLPNVGKSTLFNALTKAGIAAENYPFCTIEPNVGIVEVPDPRLEALSAIVHPERIQRAIVEFVDIAGLVAGASTGEGLGNKFLAHIRETDATINVVRCFEDDNVIHVAGKVDPISDIEVIQTELCLADLSTVDKALSRYQKAARSGGDKEAAKLVSILERCQAALNEAKPVRTIDFTKEEQPLLKQFFLITAKPAMFVANVAEDGFENNPFLDRLTAYATAQNAPVVAISAKLEAEMADMSDEDRQMFLEEMGLHEPGLNRLIRAAYDLLGLQTYFTAGVKEVRAWTIHKGDTGPQAAGVIHTDFEKGYIRAQTIAYDDFIAFKGEQGAKDAGKMRAEGKDYVVKDGDVMNFLFSS; this is encoded by the coding sequence ATGAAATGTGGCATCGTGGGCTTGCCCAACGTCGGTAAATCGACCCTGTTCAACGCGCTGACCAAAGCTGGCATCGCGGCTGAAAATTACCCTTTTTGCACCATCGAACCCAATGTGGGCATCGTCGAGGTGCCGGACCCGCGGCTGGAGGCCCTGTCGGCCATCGTGCATCCTGAGCGGATACAACGCGCCATTGTGGAGTTTGTCGATATTGCCGGTCTGGTGGCCGGTGCCAGTACCGGTGAAGGTTTGGGTAACAAGTTTTTGGCACACATCCGTGAGACCGATGCCACCATCAATGTGGTGCGCTGTTTTGAAGACGACAACGTGATCCACGTGGCTGGCAAGGTGGACCCGATTTCTGACATTGAAGTGATCCAGACCGAGCTGTGTCTGGCCGACTTGAGCACCGTGGATAAAGCACTATCGCGTTACCAGAAGGCTGCCAGATCGGGTGGCGACAAGGAGGCTGCCAAGCTGGTCAGCATTCTGGAGCGCTGTCAGGCCGCCCTGAACGAAGCCAAGCCGGTGCGCACGATTGATTTCACCAAGGAAGAGCAGCCGTTGCTCAAGCAGTTCTTTTTGATCACGGCCAAACCGGCCATGTTTGTCGCCAACGTGGCCGAAGACGGTTTTGAGAACAACCCGTTCCTGGATCGCTTGACGGCTTATGCCACTGCCCAAAATGCGCCGGTGGTGGCCATCAGCGCCAAGCTGGAGGCTGAAATGGCCGACATGAGTGATGAGGACCGTCAGATGTTTCTGGAGGAAATGGGACTGCACGAGCCCGGCTTGAACCGCCTGATCCGCGCCGCCTACGACCTGCTGGGTTTGCAGACCTATTTCACCGCCGGCGTGAAGGAAGTGCGTGCCTGGACCATCCACAAGGGTGATACCGGCCCGCAAGCCGCCGGCGTGATCCACACCGATTTTGAAAAAGGCTACATCCGCGCCCAGACCATTGCCTATGACGATTTCATCGCTTTCAAGGGTGAGCAAGGGGCCAAGGATGCCGGCAAGATGCGCGCCGAAGGCAAAGATTACGTCGTCAAGGATGGCGATGTGATGAACTTCTTGTTCAGTTCTTAA
- a CDS encoding response regulator produces MSTTGSNLKILVVDDSNTIRRSAEIFLKAGKHEVVLAEDGFDALAKVSDYKPDLIFCDILMPRLDGYQTCAIIKRNAKFANVPVVMLSSKDGVFDKARGRMVGAQDYLTKPFTKDQLLKAVDQFGVAAQGVV; encoded by the coding sequence GTGAGTACAACTGGTTCGAATTTGAAAATTTTGGTGGTTGACGACAGCAACACCATCCGGCGTAGCGCCGAAATATTCCTGAAGGCTGGCAAGCATGAGGTGGTGTTGGCCGAAGACGGGTTCGATGCATTGGCCAAAGTTAGTGACTACAAACCTGACCTGATTTTTTGTGACATATTGATGCCCCGCTTGGACGGTTACCAGACATGCGCCATCATCAAGCGAAATGCCAAGTTTGCCAATGTGCCGGTGGTCATGTTGTCGTCAAAAGATGGTGTGTTTGACAAGGCACGTGGCCGCATGGTCGGGGCGCAAGATTATTTAACCAAACCGTTTACCAAAGATCAGTTGCTCAAAGCGGTTGATCAGTTTGGCGTGGCGGCACAAGGAGTGGTGTAG
- a CDS encoding rubredoxin, with amino-acid sequence MCLICGWIYDESTGDPEHGVPPGVAWQDVPLNWVCPDCGARKEDFEMVRI; translated from the coding sequence ATGTGCTTGATTTGTGGCTGGATTTATGATGAATCCACTGGTGATCCTGAGCACGGTGTGCCACCGGGAGTTGCTTGGCAAGACGTTCCACTGAATTGGGTTTGTCCAGATTGTGGTGCGCGCAAGGAAGATTTTGAAATGGTTCGGATTTGA